The following coding sequences lie in one Arachis hypogaea cultivar Tifrunner chromosome 9, arahy.Tifrunner.gnm2.J5K5, whole genome shotgun sequence genomic window:
- the LOC112711274 gene encoding protein SIEVE ELEMENT OCCLUSION B isoform X1, with protein MAHHHHKLSLKSLLHHHNHKEEKEHNPLAMSDEHILELIYSTHVHSDTKFEIDPLFTLVHNTLIRSTSIVDDLVQGSKSSMEDIDEKILQPNFNSPYCTLKQISFEMCCKAPGEETAHETAVAILHKLSHYEWDAKAVLTLAALAVEYGDFWLLSQHLQTDVLAKSVAVMKRVPLLIRPANLHKHREAITEVNNLVKATLQVIELIVELEKLSSYDTKDVPALLPAREHIPVDVYWCIITLVTIVTQIECLTTDSEEKQELYHYGQKINVVLSKLRKHIALCRHQIEEAEYYRKLRKLFQTPTEIMEVFKVLIFAKDAPQPLFDCASETTVDITVLKKKHVYLFISTLDITEEEISVLRPVHESIKSEVQYKIVWVPIVEEWSEHLRKKFEVLKAKMQWYVVQHFGSIAGYKYIKEEWHFKKSPMVVLLNPQGKVLHQNAFHLIEAYGMKAFPFTTVEEETIHKEKHWVGSVVGGIHSNIDNWQIKEEKYILFYGGKDKEWIQEFSKSAASLANEAIIKELKISIELFCVEKENRNIFKRFWKRVESLFVTKAHKAADAVKQEVQRLLCYKDETGWALLSKGSSVVLSGHGTTMLKAVAEFERWKEVVVKKGFELSFKEYHERVAHETHRCAQFEIPDVAGKLPEAIKCPDCPRVMDIFITYKCCHNDNTSTTTNANSTYY; from the exons ATGGCTCATCATCATCATAAGCTGTCACTGAAGTCTCTACTCCATCATCACAATCACAAAGAGGAGAAGGAGCATAATCCATTAGCCATGTCGGACGAGCACATCTTGGAACTAATCTACTCAACTCATGTTCATAGTGACACTAAGTTTGAGATCGATCCTCTCTTCACTCTTGTCCACAATACCCTTATCCGTTCAACCTCCATTGTGGACGACCTTGTGCAG GGTTCCAAATCAAGCATGGAGGACATTGATGAAAAGATTCTCCAACCCAATTTCAATTCACCTTATTGCACACTCAAGCAAATTTCATTTGAG ATGTGTTGCAAGGCTCCCGGTGAGGAAACTGCTCACGAAACTGCAGTGGCCATTCTCCATAAGCTCTCACACTACGAATGGGATGCGAAAGCAGTGCTCACACTTGCTGCTTTGGCAGTTGAATATGGTGATTTCTGGCTGCTATCTCAGCATCTACAAACAGATGTTTTGGCGAAATCAGTGGCAGTGATGAAGAGAGTTCCACTGCTCATACGGCCTGCGAATTTGCACAAGCACCGTGAAGCCATCACTGAGGTCAACAATCTGGTGAAAGCGACATTGCAAGTGATTGAGTTGATAGTTGAGTTGGAGAAGCTCTCTTCTTATGACACTAAAGATGTGCCAGCTTTGCTTCCTGCTAGGGAGCATATCCCAGTGGATGTGTATTGGTGTATCATCACTCTTGTTACTATCGTCACTCAGATTGAATGTCTCACAACTGATTC GGAGGAGAAACAGGAATTATACCATTATGGTCAAAAGATCAACGTGGTACTCAGCAAACTGAGGAAGCACATTGCGCTCTGCAGACACCAAATTG AGGAGGCAGAATATTATCGTAAGCTAAGGAAGCTTTTCCAAACCCCAACTGAGATAATGGAAGTGTTTAAGGTCTTAATTTTCGCCAAGGATGCCCCGCAGCCACTGTTCGATTGCGCTTCTGAAACTAcg GTTGACATTACAGTGCTGAAAAAGAAACATGTATACCTATTCATTTCAACTCTAGACATCACAGAGGAAGAGATTTCAGTACTGAGACCGGTTCATGAATCCATTAAGTCAGAAGTGCAATATAAGATCGTTTGGGTTCCAATAGTGGAAGAATGGAGCGAGCATCTGCGAAAGAAATTCGAGGTTCTAAAGGCCAAGATGCAATGGTATGTGGTTCAACACTTTGGAAGCATAGCAGGCTACAAGTACATCAAGGAGGAGTGGCACTTCAAGAAGAGTCCTATGGTCGTGCTGCTAAACCCTCAAGGCAAGGTGCTCCATCAAAACGCATTCCATTTGATTGAGGCCTATGGAATGAAAGCCTTTCCCTTTACCACTGTTGAAGAAGAGACAATTCACAAAGAAAAACATTGGGTTGGCTCAGTTGTTGGTGGCATTCACTCCAACATTGACAATTGG CAGATAAAAGAGGAGAAGTACATATTGTTCTATGGAGGCAAAGACAAAGAGTGGATCCAAGAATTCAGCAAGAGTGCTGCATCCCTTGCAAATGAGGCCATAATAAAAGAGTTAAAGATATCCATAGAGCTATTCTGTGTGGAAAAGGAAAACAGAAACATCTTCAAACGCTTCTGGAAGCGGGTAGAGAGCTTGTTTGTGACAAAGGCTCACAAGGCTGCCGATGCAGTGAAACAAGAAGTGCAGAGGTTGCTGTGTTACAAGGACGAAACCGGTTGGGCCCTGTTGAGCAAAGGCTCCTCTGTGGTTCTTAGTGGCCACGGAACCACAATGTTGAAGGCGGTGGCAGAGTTTGAGAGGTGGAAGGAGGTTGTGGTGAAGAAGGGGTTCGAATTGTCATTCAAAGAATACCATGAGAGGGTTGCACATGAAACGCACCGTTGCGCACAATTTGAAATCCCTGATGTTGCTGGGAAGTTGCCAGAGGCTATAAAGTGTCCTGATTGTCCTAGAGTTATGGACATTTTCATAACTTACAAGTGCTGCCACAATGATAATACTAGTACTACTACTAATGCAAATTCTACATACTATTAG
- the LOC112711274 gene encoding protein SIEVE ELEMENT OCCLUSION B isoform X2 → MAHHHHKLSLKSLLHHHNHKEEKEHNPLAMSDEHILELIYSTHVHSDTKFEIDPLFTLVHNTLIRSTSIVDDLVQGSKSSMEDIDEKILQPNFNSPYCTLKQISFEMCCKAPGEETAHETAVAILHKLSHYEWDAKAVLTLAALAVEYGDFWLLSQHLQTDVLAKSVAVMKRVPLLIRPANLHKHREAITEVNNLVKATLQVIELIVELEKLSSYDTKDVPALLPAREHIPVDVYWCIITLVTIVTQIECLTTDSEEKQELYHYGQKINVVLSKLRKHIALCRHQIEEAEYYRKLRKLFQTPTEIMEVFKVLIFAKDAPQPLFDCASETTVDITVLKKKHVYLFISTLDITEEEISVLRPVHESIKSEVQYKIVWVPIVEEWSEHLRKKFEVLKAKMQWYVVQHFGSIAGYKYIKEEWHFKKSPMVVLLNPQGKVLHQNAFHLIEAYGMKAFPFTTVEEETIHKEKHWVGSVVGGIHSNIDNWIKEEKYILFYGGKDKEWIQEFSKSAASLANEAIIKELKISIELFCVEKENRNIFKRFWKRVESLFVTKAHKAADAVKQEVQRLLCYKDETGWALLSKGSSVVLSGHGTTMLKAVAEFERWKEVVVKKGFELSFKEYHERVAHETHRCAQFEIPDVAGKLPEAIKCPDCPRVMDIFITYKCCHNDNTSTTTNANSTYY, encoded by the exons ATGGCTCATCATCATCATAAGCTGTCACTGAAGTCTCTACTCCATCATCACAATCACAAAGAGGAGAAGGAGCATAATCCATTAGCCATGTCGGACGAGCACATCTTGGAACTAATCTACTCAACTCATGTTCATAGTGACACTAAGTTTGAGATCGATCCTCTCTTCACTCTTGTCCACAATACCCTTATCCGTTCAACCTCCATTGTGGACGACCTTGTGCAG GGTTCCAAATCAAGCATGGAGGACATTGATGAAAAGATTCTCCAACCCAATTTCAATTCACCTTATTGCACACTCAAGCAAATTTCATTTGAG ATGTGTTGCAAGGCTCCCGGTGAGGAAACTGCTCACGAAACTGCAGTGGCCATTCTCCATAAGCTCTCACACTACGAATGGGATGCGAAAGCAGTGCTCACACTTGCTGCTTTGGCAGTTGAATATGGTGATTTCTGGCTGCTATCTCAGCATCTACAAACAGATGTTTTGGCGAAATCAGTGGCAGTGATGAAGAGAGTTCCACTGCTCATACGGCCTGCGAATTTGCACAAGCACCGTGAAGCCATCACTGAGGTCAACAATCTGGTGAAAGCGACATTGCAAGTGATTGAGTTGATAGTTGAGTTGGAGAAGCTCTCTTCTTATGACACTAAAGATGTGCCAGCTTTGCTTCCTGCTAGGGAGCATATCCCAGTGGATGTGTATTGGTGTATCATCACTCTTGTTACTATCGTCACTCAGATTGAATGTCTCACAACTGATTC GGAGGAGAAACAGGAATTATACCATTATGGTCAAAAGATCAACGTGGTACTCAGCAAACTGAGGAAGCACATTGCGCTCTGCAGACACCAAATTG AGGAGGCAGAATATTATCGTAAGCTAAGGAAGCTTTTCCAAACCCCAACTGAGATAATGGAAGTGTTTAAGGTCTTAATTTTCGCCAAGGATGCCCCGCAGCCACTGTTCGATTGCGCTTCTGAAACTAcg GTTGACATTACAGTGCTGAAAAAGAAACATGTATACCTATTCATTTCAACTCTAGACATCACAGAGGAAGAGATTTCAGTACTGAGACCGGTTCATGAATCCATTAAGTCAGAAGTGCAATATAAGATCGTTTGGGTTCCAATAGTGGAAGAATGGAGCGAGCATCTGCGAAAGAAATTCGAGGTTCTAAAGGCCAAGATGCAATGGTATGTGGTTCAACACTTTGGAAGCATAGCAGGCTACAAGTACATCAAGGAGGAGTGGCACTTCAAGAAGAGTCCTATGGTCGTGCTGCTAAACCCTCAAGGCAAGGTGCTCCATCAAAACGCATTCCATTTGATTGAGGCCTATGGAATGAAAGCCTTTCCCTTTACCACTGTTGAAGAAGAGACAATTCACAAAGAAAAACATTGGGTTGGCTCAGTTGTTGGTGGCATTCACTCCAACATTGACAATTGG ATAAAAGAGGAGAAGTACATATTGTTCTATGGAGGCAAAGACAAAGAGTGGATCCAAGAATTCAGCAAGAGTGCTGCATCCCTTGCAAATGAGGCCATAATAAAAGAGTTAAAGATATCCATAGAGCTATTCTGTGTGGAAAAGGAAAACAGAAACATCTTCAAACGCTTCTGGAAGCGGGTAGAGAGCTTGTTTGTGACAAAGGCTCACAAGGCTGCCGATGCAGTGAAACAAGAAGTGCAGAGGTTGCTGTGTTACAAGGACGAAACCGGTTGGGCCCTGTTGAGCAAAGGCTCCTCTGTGGTTCTTAGTGGCCACGGAACCACAATGTTGAAGGCGGTGGCAGAGTTTGAGAGGTGGAAGGAGGTTGTGGTGAAGAAGGGGTTCGAATTGTCATTCAAAGAATACCATGAGAGGGTTGCACATGAAACGCACCGTTGCGCACAATTTGAAATCCCTGATGTTGCTGGGAAGTTGCCAGAGGCTATAAAGTGTCCTGATTGTCCTAGAGTTATGGACATTTTCATAACTTACAAGTGCTGCCACAATGATAATACTAGTACTACTACTAATGCAAATTCTACATACTATTAG
- the LOC112709340 gene encoding protein SIEVE ELEMENT OCCLUSION B: MVHKLSLKSLLQTADREHNPLAMSDEQILEQIYSTHVHSDTKFDVDSLFTLVYTTLRRSTSIVDSFFEGSKSMMEHIDDKMPLANFSSPHCTLKQISFEMCCKPPGEETAHKTALVILNKLSNYEWDGKAVITLAAFALEYGDFWLLAHHQPTDLLAKSVAVLKRVPLLTRPEYAQKHRQAIIEVNNLVKATLQVIELIFELEKFSSYDTKDVPALVPAREHIPVDVYWAIITVVTIVTQIDCLTTQSEKKQELYQYGQKLNFILGRLGKQITLCRHEIEEAEYYRKLRKLFQTPTEIMEVFKVLVFSKDAPQPLFDCATKTTIDIEVLKRKHVYLFISTLDITEEEISVLRAVHESIKTDEQYKIVWVPIVEEWTENLRKKFEVLKAKMQWYVVQHFGSIAGYKYIKEEWHFKKSPMVVVLNPQGKVQHTNAFHLIQAYGMKAFPFTSVEEERIHNEIHWVGPVVGDIHSNIDTWIREQKYIFFYGGKDKEWIQQFSKTAAALANDPIIKDLRISIELFCVEKEDKNLFSRFWNRIESLFVTKAHKAVDSAKQEVQRMLCYKYESGWALLSKGSSVVASGHGSTILKTVTEFDKWKEVVRKKGFETSFREYHERIVRSTHRCAQFEIQNIAGKLPEAIKCPDCPRIMDIFITYKCCHNDNNNVVISSSNDAH; encoded by the exons ATGGTTCATAAGTTGTCACTGAAGTCCCTACTCCAGACAGCGGATAGGGAGCATAATCCATTAGCCATGTCTGACGAGCAGATCTTGGAGCAAATATACTCAACACATGTTCATAGTGACACTAAGTTTGATGTGGATTCTCTCTTCACTCTTGTTTACACTACCCTTAGGCGTTCAACTTCCATTGTTGATAGTTTTTTTGAG GGTTCTAAATCGATGATGGAACATATAGACGACAAGATGCCCCTAGCCAATTTTAGTTCACCTCATTGCACACTCAAGCAAATATCTTTCGAG ATGTGTTGCAAGCCTCCAGGTGAGGAAACAGCTCACAAAACGGCACTGGTGATACTAAACAAGCTCTCAAACTATGAGTGGGACGGAAAGGCAGTGATCACACTGGCCGCATTCGCCCTCGAGTACGGTGACTTTTGGCTATTGGCTCACCATCAGCCAACAGACCTTTTGGCCAAATCAGTAGCAGTACTTAAGAGAGTGCCGCTACTGACTCGGCCTGAATACGCGCAGAAGCACCGGCAGGCCATCATCGAGGTCAACAATCTTGTGAAAGCGACATTGCAAGTGATTGAGTTGATATTCGAGTTGGAGAAGTTTTCCTCTTATGACACTAAAGATGTGCCTGCTTTGGTGCCTGCTAGAGAGCACATCCCTGTTGATGTATACTGGGCTATCATCACTGTTGTCACTATTGTTACTCAGATTGATTGCCTCACCACCCAATC GGAGAAGAAGCAGGAACTGTATCAATATGGACAAAAATTAAACTTCATACTTGGGAGACTGGGGAAGCAGATCACGCTCTGCAGGCATGAGATTG AGGAAGCAGAGTATTATCGTAAGCTTAGGAAACTTTTCCAAACTCCAACGGAGATAATGGAGGTGTTTAAGGTCCTCGTTTTCTCAAAGGATGCACCACAGCCATTGTTCGATTGTGCTACTAAAACAACG ATTGACATTGAAGTGTTAAAAAGGAAGCATGTATACCTTTTCATTTCCACTCTAGACATCACAGAGGAAGAGATTTCAGTACTCAGAGCAGTTCATGAATCCATCAAGACAGATGAACAATATAAGATCGTTTGGGTTCCAATAGTTGAAGAATGGACCGAGAATCTTCGAAAGAAATTCGAGGTTTTGAAGGCTAAGATGCAATGGTATGTGGTTCAACACTTCGGAAGCATAGCAGGCTACAAGTACATCAAGGAGGAATGGCACTTCAAGAAGAGTCCCATGGTTGTGGTTTTGAACCCTCAAGGCAAGGTTCAGCATACCAATGCATTCCATTTGATTCAGGCTTATGGAATGAAGGCCTTTCCCTTTACCTCTGTGGAAGAGGAGAGAATTCACAATGAAATTCATTGGGTTGGTCCTGTGGTTGGTGATATTCACTCCAACATTGACACTTGG ATCAGAGAGCAGAAATACATATTCTTCTATGGAGGCAAAGACAAAGAATGGATCCAACAATTCAGCAAGACTGCTGCAGCGCTTGCAAATGATCCTATCATAAAGGACTTAAGAATTTCCATAGAACTCTTCTGTGTGGAAAAGGAAGACAAGAACCTGTTCAGCCGCTTCTGGAACCGCATAGAGAGCTTGTTTGTGACGAAGGCTCATAAGGCAGTTGATAGTGCGAAACAAGAAGTGCAGAGAATGCTGTGTTACAAGTACGAGAGCGGATGGGCCCTGCTCAGCAAAGGGTCGTCGGTGGTGGCGAGCGGCCACGGAAGCACAATCCTGAAGACGGTGACGGAGTTTGACAAGTGGAAAGAGGTTGTGAGGAAGAAGGGGTTTGAGACTTCATTCAGAGAGTATCATGAGAGGATTGTGCGCTCCACTCACAGGTGCGCACAGTTTGAGATTCAAAATATTGCTGGCAAGTTACCTGAGGCCATAAAATGCCCTGACTGTCCCAGGATTATGGACATTTTCATAACTTACAAGTGCTGCCACAATGACAATAATAATGTTGTTATCAGTAGTAGTAATGATGCACATTAG